The Nothobranchius furzeri strain GRZ-AD chromosome 17, NfurGRZ-RIMD1, whole genome shotgun sequence nucleotide sequence TTCTCTGATATGCTTTACCTGAAAAACTCAAGCTGGTATTGAGAGGGTTTGAAGTGAAGTTCCTGTTTTAGCTCTTTGAGTTTAAACATCTGATCAcattgatgagcaaacagttgatGCCATCAGGGAAACAATAAAAACTAGAGTGCTGCTCTTATGCAAACACTTAGTAATTCTTTATAATATTAATTCATATGCTTAAGTGTGATTTTTGTATCAGCATAACTTAACAATTTACAATTTTAACATCCAAACCGCTtagccataccattttatttggaATGTTTATTTACAGTTTATTATCATTTATTAAGCATATCTCCATCCTTCTGTTCTCTCTGCTCATAGTGACCAACGTTTGACAGGTGGAAGTATAAATTTGAATTCCTGCAGCTGAAGTTTCACAAGAGTCAGAAAACTCACCCTCGTCTCTGACTCCCAcagctctttctctctctgcagATGAGCCAGGCCAGAGGTTGGGAAGAGGACCTGTCTGAGGTCTGACTTCATCTGCCAGAGCTTCCTCCCACCTGTCTGATGCTGCTCAGATTTATATGGCTGCATAGGAAGAGGCCAACCCAGTGTGCCGAGCCATGTGTaggcttttttttcctttttaaccCTGACAGTTATGTGTATGATATTGTAGCTGGTTTCCAGTGAGGCTTGGCCCAGTGTATCTGGAATCTGTCATAAGTGAAAGCTTGAAAAGGTTAGGACAGTTCAGGGAAGATAAATGGTGAGTTGGGAGGACAGCTGATGTAGGAACACAAACACTTCAAGACAATGGAGTAGACTGAGGCCAGCCCccctccaccccacccccccagctACGCTCTGTGTTGGTTCCAGTGCACACGGATGAAATCATCCAGAAGTTCTCCATGGGTCACTCTATTACTCTCATCAAAACAAATGATAAAGAATGTTTATTAGGTTTTCACAATGTCTTTTGTGTAATAAAGCTCGTTAACTGCATTGTGCAAAACAAATGGGCAGAATAATCAGTATACTTATTGACGTTGTGTCATTTCGAGTTAGAGCAGGAAGGGGACTCTCACTGTGGCTGCAGGCTTCGCCCTCTCAAGAGGAAGAACGCTAATGGCTTTGGAAAGCAAAGATCGAAGGAACTCATAAAACTCTGCAGGAAGACATGAAAGGAGGAGGGGAATTATTAATTCCTTCTCATCTGAATATGTAACGCTCTGATGTGCAGCATCCAGACTGGAGACTGATGGTGGGTGACATTAAAAATGATCGGAGAGGATTTCAGAGAGATTCAAAGTTTCACACGAATCAGACTTTTGTAAAAGCTGCTTGATtatgaaaaaaaatcacaatcatCATTTTTTGGTCAATATTGAAAGCATGACTAGTCTTACTCACTGAGTTGGGAGTTCATTTCTCTTTGCAGGTGAAAACACAACAATATAAAACACATATAGACATCAGTGGTGTATAGTCAGTGCTGCTATAAAACCAGAGAAGAGCTGCTGCAACAGCCTGGATGTCCAAGCTGTTTATAAACAAGGTCCCTCTCAAGCTTCCTCTTATCTttatctgctttgcttcacagatgTTGTGATTTGAAGAACTTTTATAAGAATGAACCGTTATAATAACAAATACCAGATGATGCAATGACAtgtgtaaataatcatatggttgaatgaacaatattggctgaagaataataacaatgttttgattaatctgtgcttaaattattaaggatgaaatgaaatatatgacccatatatttaatagCATACGTGACtggacaagcacacactcaccatatctctaTGATGCACGTTAAAGTTAACGTCActtcacatagatattttcttatccacaaatcagagcatcctgtatctgggaAAGGTgtggttctgaggtttgttttctAACACCtctttacatgtcaaattctggttgGCCATGGAATCATAATATGGCAAtagttaaaacagaatcacttgctgagtgattcagttagCAGTTGAGCCGAACTCTGGACTGGCCACTGGAGGAAAGGAAAACTCTTCTCCCaccgcatcttttgacaagctgtcaaaacctgttgcacgctacagctgacctcaaacggttccttcagaacaaagctgacacagctcaGACTCCCAAGAGTCCTTCCATAGATgcaaaacaagtccacctgtttgttgtgatccgggagacgactctggactgattTAGTCGTACTGCCGGtttttctacgaacttcggtacctTATGGTCTCTCGACCCCCGACTTCTCGGctccaaaagagagtctccaaGATAAGGGTAGTGTACTGAATGTTTGCACTGATTGCCGATCACGCTTCAACTGAGTTGTCCTCTGTCAGAAGGATTGGCACTCCACAGTGATGTAGTCCAAGTAGTTTTATTAAAGAGGTAGCAGATGACATCAACAAGTGAGGCAATTGCATTCCCATCTATGAATGCAGGTAAAGGGAGTGTGAGTGTGCAGGAGTATGTGGGTGTGGTAATCTGTTAACAGAAAGAACAACCATTAGTATGAATAGCAGTGTACCGCTTATACAGCACTGTGGGTTTCCAACATGAAGTTATATGATCTGCTATAAACCTCATGGCCACTAGATGCCACCCTAAGACCATACATGAATTTATTGTTCGTATATGCATTAGCAAACAGTATCTCTACAGGTCAGATAATAAACACAGAAAATAGTTCTATCCACCTCCAACCACCATACTTGATAGTGAGTCGTATATGGAATGCCATATAAGCTGCAACCAAGGCTGCCTGAAGTAGGCCAACAAAACCTGCAACTTAGCAACAGGACTAGCTTCTTACTTAGTGATTTACACAGAGCAACTCACAGATAAAGTCAAATAAGCATCAATCTCATCTTACAATACTCACATGATAAACACGCACACCAAGGGTAACTCACACAGGAACGCACGAGAAAAACGCTGATCATCCAACACCTTTCAGCTGTGCTGAACTGCGCTAAACACGTTCCCAACGGGAAGTACAGATACCGAGGTGCATCATGGGTAATGTAGTCTAAACGGTGTTCACAAACATTTTTCCTCTGGAAAGCGGACTTTTAACAGCCGCCCCTGTATTTGTATggatacaaatacacacatgctAAAGTCAAGCTATTGCGGAACAGTATCATCTAAGTCCTCAGGGACTTTGGGGAGTCCCACTAGCTTAGTCACCGGGCGAACATAGAGACTGTCTTTAACCTTGACTTCGGCAGCCCGAACAACACCATCAGTCCCTGGGAAAACTTGGGAAATGGTACCCACAGGCCAGAGGCCTCTAGGCAGATTAGAGTCTACAATCATAACAGCTTGTCCCACGGTCATGTTGTCAGTGGACTTCCTCCATTTCTGTCGGAGTTGCAGTCCTGGGAGGTAGTTCTGTATGAACCGCTTCCAGAAGTGGTCACTGATGACCTGGCTGTGTATCCATCTTCTGGTCGAAAGAGTGCCTGAGGGGCCGTAGACTGCCTGGGGTAGTGCCGAATCACGCCGCCCCATCAAGAGAAGATTTGGTGTGATGGGATCTGGGTCGGCTATGTCAGCCGATGCATAGCCAAGCGGTTTTGAGTTCAAAATGCCCTCAACCTCTATGAGAGCTGTGAGTAGGACTTCTTCTGCCACAACTTGGTCCTTCAGGACTACTTGCAGAGCTGACTTCACTGCTCTGATTTCCCTTTCCCAGGCTCCTCCGAAATGAGGCGAGTGTGGGGGATTGAAGCAGAAGTTGATAGCCTGCGTGGCTAGTTGCTGCTTGAGGTCAGGCTCCATGTTTTCAAACGCTGCTTGGAGTTCTCTATGACCACCTCTGAAATTGGTTCCTTGATCAGACCACATCTCGTATGGCTTTCCTCTGCGTGCGATAAATCTGCGTAATGACATAAGGAAGGAATCGGTGTCAAGACTAGGGAGGAGATCGAGATGCACACATCTAGTTGTAAGACACTTGTAGATAATTCCCCAGCGTTTCTCTCTTCTACGACCTATCTTTATCGTGTATGGCCCGAAACAGTCTACGCCCGTTGACCAGAACGGGGGTTTATAGAGTCTCATCCGTGAGGAAGGTAAATCAGCCATCTTGGGTGTAGAAGGTGTGGCGCGCCATCTCCTACAGTCCACACACTGGTGCTGGTGTTTCTTAATGGCTTGACGTCCTCTGAGAATCCAATAGGTGCGCCTTATCTCCGCAAATAGCCTCTCTGCACCTGGGTGAAGGAGCTGGTCATCATAAGTCCTTATGATGAGCTTGGTCAGGGGATGTTCAGCTGCTAATACGATGGGATGAATACTGTCTGGATCTAAGTCTGCGGCTTGACGAAGGCGGCCTCCGACTCTGATGAGACCAGTAAGACTGTCATATTCAGGGGACAGCGTGCTAAGACGGCTGTCTGAGCGGACTGGGCGACTGGTCTGGAGGGCTTTGGTCTCCTCTGCGAAGCTGTCGGTCTGAGCTGAGCGGAGCAGCATGGTCTTGGTTTCCAGTCGCTCCGCGGCTGTAATAGGAGTGTCGGCCGCCCCGTGTAGGGTCCGGTACGTAGCAGCAATCAGTTTATCTAGTGAGGCATACTGCATTGGATCCGGCAAGGTTGGGGATACAGAAGCGTGCCCACAGAATGCAGTCCTCCTGAGCTCTGCTTCATTGCAGGCTGGAAACTCTGTTGGCAGCTTAGGCCAAGTGTCAGCGGCTTGTAATAGGAAAGGTGGACCATGTGACCAACGATTGGGGGCTGTTAGGTCAGCGAGATGTTTCCCTctggtgatgtcatcagcaggattGAGCTCAGAGGTCACATATCGCCACTGTTCAGGAGATGTCAGCTCCTGTATTGCACAGATTCGAGTCCCCACAAATACCTTATAGCGACAGGAACTAGATTGGATCCACTGCAGCACCGTGGTAGAGTCTGTCCACAGGTAAATCGACGGTATGGGAATAGTAAGCTCTGTCTGGAGTAATCTGGCCAATTGGGCTCCTGTGAGTGCTGCGCAAAGCTCCAACCGGGGCATTGACACCTGCTTACGTGGGGCCACTCTGGAGCGAGCCATCAGGAATGATGTGATGATGGGCCATTGCTGCTCGTTTACCCTGAGATAAGCCACAGCCCCATAAGCCTTTTCCGATGCGTCACAGAATACGTGAGCTTCGTATGTCACATTGCTGGAGTTATGAGGAGGAGCGTAGCAACGGGGAATGGTGACATGCTGAAGGTGTGACAGTTCGCCTTCCCACTCAAGCCAGGACTGAAGTAGATTCCCTTCGATGGGCTCATCCCACCCTCTTTCTGTGCTCCACAGGGCCTGTACAATCAGCTTGGCCCTTGTAGTGTAGGGACAAATATACCCTAGTGGGTCATACTGGGTAGCTAGTACCTTGTACACATTGCGCAGCGTGACCGTGGAGTAGGTGATAGGGCGGTGCTTATATCCCAGGACATCTGTCGGACAGTGCCAGCTAAGTCCTAACGTTGACTCTTGTGAGTCGAGACCTTTGAAGTTCAGCCAAAGTTCACAGCTCTCTGATCGAGCTGAAGCGGGCAGATGAGCAACTACTTCGGGCACGTTGCTCGCCCACTGTCGTATATCAAATCCTCCCTGAATGAGTAAATCTCTCATCCGGTCGATGAGCTGTTTTGCCTCTTCTGGGTTGAACAGGGACTGTAAACAATTATCCACGTAGAAGGCTGTGTGGACTGAGTCACAGATGTCTTTGTGGGTTTCTTTGTGCTCCCTTGCATGTCTCTGTAGGGCGAACATAGCACAGCAGGGGCTACATGTCGTTCCGAAGGGCAAAACTCTCCACTCATATATGTCTGGGGGCCGATCCGTTTCACAATCCCTCCACAGAAACCGTAGCAGGGGACAATCCTCTGGGAGCAGCCGAACCTGATGAAACATGGCTTTGATATCTCCACTCACGGCTACAGGGTGTTGACGGAAGCGGAGTAATACCCCCAGCAGAGTGGGTCCCATGGGAGGTCCTGGTAAGAGGCAGCGGTTCAGGACGGACCCCTGAAACTCAAACGAACAGTTGAAGACCACTCTAGCCTTATTGTTGTGATGTACTATGTGGTGCGGTACATACCATGACTCAGAAGAGCTATGTGTCTCATCTGGGCTCAGCTTAGCAACATAGCCAGACTCTACTAACCTGTGGATCTCCTGGTTGTATGTATGGGTCAGATCAGGGTTCTTGGCCAGCTTACGTTCAGTAGATCTGAGGAGGCCCTTTACTGCTTCAGGGGAGACACACAGACGTGGAAAGTCTCTTCTTCTCAGTAGAGGAGTGGCATATCTCTCGACACCATCTACTGGGAC carries:
- the LOC107395320 gene encoding uncharacterized protein, which encodes MENPQDGGASSSPRPKRERELPGYLVDYEHNLTEPPNPSRAPSSSSSSDNEEEGRWQRMESAWNSVLQTMNHLQASMEDTHGTLLKRVERLEQASQPSSEVIHRTIEPLPVPEQDTTTPANMLMPVKASAPSPPRKVSFHTQPVLHPATYVAASTPLRRLGRCTATPFVYQRSEHHLLINRPGQVQISHHTASANQPRQRDYHAVQQLSQAGDPVSLQQTLHPAAPVFQARPPANTVYLQQPPRPADPTYQLPRPPEPVTQPSQWADAQHPVSNILHPEALPDPAGNHRVPDPSGSDHSSSSSAGQYNPRVATSESARAPLPNLMEMMVASSYGIPKPRLVVFRTGRESDFALLKKGLDSTLGPHSHLGEDYKFQVLLDHLEYPSALQVAKRYIHDRTPYTSAMRALEQRYGQPRQLVQSELSTILNCPPIRTGDSQAIEDLSLSVSSLVGLLSTMDEVAASELHCGSHVDRLLTKLPLNYRDSFIEYCITRGIIRTGSSRTYNMYDFSEWLERKSQVLQLSRQASHMPSDRPRPEKNLLKALAGPKSHSKSASIYYGPNPAQAKLRPGGGSTAPNPTVQPKKRQKFKPYCPYCEGTEHYLNGCDGFKGLDLKAMATWITEKTKCWRCGRKHSPEQCTLKKPCSTCGDQHLSVLHDLVEAKKRDPNILTVSTSMVYLDYSSHSGRVMLKVVPIQLHHGGKSLDTFAVLDDGSEKTVVLPAAVESLGLEQEEATLALRTIRRDVIQMKGGFVSFQVSPRAKPKVRYKVTHAFTADQLSLATQSCPAEQLKKKYIHLQKVQIKGFNQVQPLVLLGSGNAHLITPVRPVLRGSSKGPVAVCTKLGWAIQGPASSMPTSEGELQCLNMCLSPAEALHQDVKRLWQLDFPPYRTEKEVTRSKEDREAVAMLETKTLRVPVDGVERYATPLLRRRDFPRLCVSPEAVKGLLRSTERKLAKNPDLTHTYNQEIHRLVESGYVAKLSPDETHSSSESWYVPHHIVHHNNKARVVFNCSFEFQGSVLNRCLLPGPPMGPTLLGVLLRFRQHPVAVSGDIKAMFHQVRLLPEDCPLLRFLWRDCETDRPPDIYEWRVLPFGTTCSPCCAMFALQRHAREHKETHKDICDSVHTAFYVDNCLQSLFNPEEAKQLIDRMRDLLIQGGFDIRQWASNVPEVVAHLPASARSESCELWLNFKGLDSQESTLGLSWHCPTDVLGYKHRPITYSTVTLRNVYKVLATQYDPLGYICPYTTRAKLIVQALWSTERGWDEPIEGNLLQSWLEWEGELSHLQHVTIPRCYAPPHNSSNVTYEAHVFCDASEKAYGAVAYLRVNEQQWPIITSFLMARSRVAPRKQVSMPRLELCAALTGAQLARLLQTELTIPIPSIYLWTDSTTVLQWIQSSSCRYKVFVGTRICAIQELTSPEQWRYVTSELNPADDITRGKHLADLTAPNRWSHGPPFLLQAADTWPKLPTEFPACNEAELRRTAFCGHASVSPTLPDPMQYASLDKLIAATYRTLHGAADTPITAAERLETKTMLLRSAQTDSFAEETKALQTSRPVRSDSRLSTLSPEYDSLTGLIRVGGRLRQAADLDPDSIHPIVLAAEHPLTKLIIRTYDDQLLHPGAERLFAEIRRTYWILRGRQAIKKHQHQCVDCRRWRATPSTPKMADLPSSRMRLYKPPFWSTGVDCFGPYTIKIGRRREKRWGIIYKCLTTRCVHLDLLPSLDTDSFLMSLRRFIARRGKPYEMWSDQGTNFRGGHRELQAAFENMEPDLKQQLATQAINFCFNPPHSPHFGGAWEREIRAVKSALQVVLKDQVVAEEVLLTALIEVEGILNSKPLGYASADIADPDPITPNLLLMGRRDSALPQAVYGPSGTLSTRRWIHSQVISDHFWKRFIQNYLPGLQLRQKWRKSTDNMTVGQAVMIVDSNLPRGLWPVGTISQVFPGTDGVVRAAEVKVKDSLYVRPVTKLVGLPKVPEDLDDTVPQ